The Bos indicus isolate NIAB-ARS_2022 breed Sahiwal x Tharparkar chromosome X, NIAB-ARS_B.indTharparkar_mat_pri_1.0, whole genome shotgun sequence genome has a window encoding:
- the SPRY3 gene encoding protein sprouty homolog 3 — protein sequence MDAAVTDDFQQILPIEQLRSTHASNDYVDRPPVPCKQALSSPSLIVQTHKSDWSLATMPTALPRSLSQCHQLQPLPQHLSQSSIASSMSHSTTASDQRLLASITPSPSGQSIIRTQPGTGAHPKADGALKGEAEHSAMHPSEHLFICEECGRCKCVLCTAARPLPACWLCNQRCLCSAESLLDYGTCLCCVKGLFYHCSTDDEDNCADEPCSCGPGSCFVRWAAMSLISLFLPCLCCYLPTRGCLHLCQQGYDSLRRPGCRCKRHTNTVCRKISSGSAPFPKAQEKSV from the coding sequence ATGGATGCTGCAGTGACAGATGATTTCCAACAAATTCTGCCCATTGAACAGCTGCGCTCTACTCACGCTAGCAATGATTATGTGGACCGTCCTCCAGTTCCCTGTAAACAGGCCCTCTCCAGTCCTTCCCTTATCGTGCAAACCCACAAATCTGATTGGTCCCTGGCTACCATGCCCACTGCTCTGCCCCGCAGTCTCAGCCAGTGCCATCAGTTGCAGCCCTTGCCTCAGCATTTGAGCCAGTCTAGCATTGCCAGCTCAATGTCCCATAGTACCACTGCCTCTGATCAAAGGCTCTTGGCCAGCATCACGCCCTCACCTTCAGGCCAGTCCATCATCCGAACCCAGCCTGGAACCGGAGCCCACCCAAAGGCTGACGGTGCTCTGAAAGGAGAAGCTGAGCACTCTGCCATGCACCCCAGTGAGCACCTCTTCATCTGTGAGGAGTGTGGGCGCTGCAAGTGTGTCCTCTGTACAGCAGCTCGCCCTCTCCCCGCTTGCTGGCTATGCAACCAGCGTTGCCTTTGCTCTGCTGAGAGCCTCTTAGATTATGGCACTTGTCTCTGCTGTGTTAAGGGCCTCTTCTACCACTGTTCCACTGACGATGAAGACAACTGCGCCGATGAGCCCTGCTCCTGTGGGCCTGGCTCTTGCTTCGTCCGCTGGGCAGCCATGAGCCTCATCTCCCTCTTCTTACCCTGCCTGTGCTGCTACCTGCCTACCCGTGGATGCCTCCATCTGTGCCAGCAGGGCTATGATAGTCTCAGGCGACCAGGCTGCCGTTGTAAGAGGCACACCAACACTGTGTGCAGAAAAATCTCTTCTGGTAGTGCGCCCTTCCCCAAGGCCCAGGAAAAGTCTGTATGA